Proteins from a genomic interval of Nautilia sp. PV-1:
- the leuS gene encoding leucine--tRNA ligase: MREYNPSSIEKKWQKIWDETDAFEPKEDYTLPKKYILSMFPYPSGRIHMGHVRNYSIGDAIARYYRKNGYNVLHPIGWDSFGMPAENAAIKHKTHPKKWTYENIDYMRNELKNLGLSFSKKREFATSDPEYTRWEQEFIIKMYENGLLERRTQKVNWCETCHTVLANEQVIDGCCWRCDNPIEIKELPGWYIKITKYADELLEDIDTKLRGNWPDRVLTMQKNWIGKSTGLKFKFSLSDESKEKLNGKFDGYEVFTTRPDTIYGVTYSALAPEHPIVDYMLENNLFDKETEEKVKHIRSILPKDRQAMEKDGVYLGIDVVHPLTGEKVPVWLANFVLVEYGSGAVMAVPAHDERDFEFATKFNLPIKWVIKPQNGELDKSQAYTGEGVLINSGEFTGMKNTEAKEAIIKKMEELGIGKKEVNYRLRDWGISRQRYWGAPLPFIKCPNCGIVPEKLENLPVTLPEDVEITGSGNPLETHPTWKYTKCPKCGSDAERETDTMDTFVQSSWYQFRFTTDFHKYPDVPFRKEDVKYFAPVDQYIGGIEHAILHLLYARFFTKALRDLGYFDIDEPFKKLLTQGMVLKDGSKMSKSKGNVVDPDEIVAKYGADTARLFILFAAPPEQELEWSDSAVEGAFRFINRLYLNTEKAYKTDKLPEIDVSNLTKEEKEARRKVYETLKRSEETYTKTFAFNTLIASAMESLNALNKIDNKDIFTEGYWIILNVLEPIIPHVAHEISDELFNLNNFKPVKIDENALKKDEINYPVSVNGKKRAEISVSAEASKEEVLSQAKEAVKKYIDGKEIVKEIFVPGRIVNIVVKG; this comes from the coding sequence ATGAGAGAATACAATCCTAGCAGTATAGAAAAAAAATGGCAGAAAATCTGGGACGAAACAGACGCTTTCGAACCGAAAGAAGATTACACTCTTCCTAAAAAATATATCCTGAGCATGTTCCCGTACCCTAGCGGCAGAATTCATATGGGGCATGTAAGAAACTATTCTATAGGCGACGCAATTGCCAGATATTACAGAAAAAATGGATATAACGTATTACATCCTATAGGCTGGGACAGTTTCGGAATGCCGGCGGAAAATGCGGCTATCAAGCATAAAACGCATCCGAAAAAATGGACTTATGAAAATATAGACTATATGAGAAACGAACTTAAAAATTTAGGTCTTTCATTCAGCAAAAAAAGAGAATTTGCCACAAGTGACCCTGAATATACCAGATGGGAACAGGAATTCATAATCAAAATGTATGAAAACGGTCTTCTTGAAAGACGCACGCAAAAAGTCAACTGGTGCGAAACATGCCATACGGTTCTGGCAAATGAACAGGTTATCGACGGATGCTGCTGGAGATGCGACAATCCTATTGAAATCAAAGAACTTCCGGGATGGTATATTAAAATTACAAAATATGCGGACGAACTGCTTGAAGACATTGATACGAAACTCAGAGGCAACTGGCCGGACAGAGTTCTGACAATGCAGAAAAACTGGATAGGCAAATCTACGGGGCTTAAGTTTAAATTCAGCCTATCAGACGAAAGCAAAGAAAAACTAAACGGCAAATTTGACGGTTACGAAGTATTTACAACACGTCCTGACACTATTTACGGTGTAACATATTCAGCACTTGCGCCTGAACATCCTATTGTTGATTATATGCTTGAAAATAATCTTTTTGATAAAGAAACGGAAGAAAAAGTAAAACACATAAGAAGCATACTTCCAAAAGACAGACAGGCTATGGAAAAAGACGGTGTGTATCTGGGAATTGACGTAGTACATCCTCTAACAGGCGAAAAAGTACCTGTATGGCTTGCAAATTTTGTTTTGGTTGAATACGGAAGCGGTGCCGTTATGGCCGTTCCGGCTCATGACGAAAGAGATTTTGAATTCGCGACTAAATTCAACCTTCCTATAAAATGGGTAATTAAACCCCAAAACGGCGAACTTGACAAATCACAGGCTTACACAGGGGAAGGCGTTTTAATTAACAGCGGAGAATTTACCGGAATGAAAAACACCGAAGCAAAAGAAGCCATTATTAAAAAGATGGAAGAGCTTGGAATCGGTAAAAAAGAAGTAAACTACAGACTCCGTGACTGGGGAATCAGCCGTCAGAGATACTGGGGAGCGCCTCTTCCGTTTATCAAATGTCCAAACTGCGGTATAGTGCCTGAAAAACTTGAAAACCTGCCTGTAACACTTCCTGAAGACGTTGAAATTACAGGAAGCGGAAACCCTCTTGAAACACATCCTACATGGAAATATACAAAATGCCCTAAATGCGGAAGCGATGCTGAACGCGAAACGGATACAATGGATACGTTTGTACAGAGCAGCTGGTATCAGTTCAGATTTACTACGGATTTTCATAAATATCCTGACGTTCCTTTCAGAAAAGAAGACGTTAAGTATTTTGCGCCGGTAGATCAGTATATAGGCGGAATCGAACATGCGATTTTACATCTTCTTTATGCAAGATTCTTTACAAAAGCCCTCAGGGATTTAGGATATTTTGATATAGACGAACCGTTCAAAAAACTCTTAACTCAGGGGATGGTTCTAAAAGACGGCAGCAAAATGAGTAAATCAAAAGGAAACGTGGTAGACCCTGATGAAATCGTTGCAAAATACGGAGCAGACACTGCAAGACTGTTTATACTTTTCGCCGCACCGCCTGAGCAGGAGCTAGAATGGAGCGACAGCGCAGTAGAAGGAGCATTCAGATTTATCAACAGATTATATTTAAACACGGAAAAAGCATATAAAACGGATAAACTTCCTGAAATAGACGTGTCAAACCTTACAAAAGAAGAAAAAGAGGCAAGAAGAAAAGTCTATGAAACATTAAAAAGAAGCGAAGAGACATATACCAAAACGTTTGCTTTCAATACGCTTATAGCAAGCGCAATGGAGAGTTTAAACGCTCTAAATAAAATAGACAATAAAGACATATTTACAGAAGGTTACTGGATTATATTAAACGTACTTGAACCTATTATTCCTCACGTTGCACATGAAATAAGCGACGAATTGTTTAATTTAAACAATTTCAAACCTGTAAAAATAGACGAAAACGCCCTTAAAAAAGATGAAATAAACTATCCTGTAAGCGTAAACGGCAAAAAAAGAGCTGAAATCAGCGTAAGTGCAGAAGCTTCAAAAGAAGAAGTACTCTCACAGGCCAAAGAAGCAGTAAAAAAATATATCGACGGTAAAGAGATAGTAAAAGAAATATTTGTTCCTGGAAGAATAGTAAACATCGTCGTTAAAGGATAA
- the secD gene encoding protein translocase subunit SecD, whose protein sequence is MKKLNYRLVIFILAAIFGIVFTIPSFINKEPKINLGLDLQGGMYLVLGVKGNEAVKSKIKTIASTIKYITDKKELFIDNLKTTDNSVKFELIDKDDAPKLDKELKILKGVVIQKTPKNGSIEYVIKLTPEAIKKTKEDALNQAIQTIRSRLDAFGLAEPTVTKQGKDKILVELPGIKTPKEQKSVQQLISTSAHLELYAVDDEHRAVTPKDAAKYGDILLPSKSNPNIKYLLKTPPVLDGSMITDATVGFTQKTNQPAIFFTLNSQGAQIFGDFTGKNVGKRLAIVVDNKVYSAPVIQERIGGGSGQITVGSPEEAHVLAIALRSGSLPAPVMLLEKRSVGASLGADSIRQSMIALITGFVVVVVFMAWYYSTAGIIADIALVVNLFLIIAIMALFGATLTLPGMAGIVLTVGMAVDANVIINERIRELIREGKPIKTAIEGGYANAMSAILDANITTLIAALALFAYGTGTIKGFAITMAIGIMASMLTAILGTHGIWEYLLASGKKITTKSFGMKV, encoded by the coding sequence ATGAAAAAGCTTAATTACAGATTAGTAATATTCATATTAGCGGCTATTTTCGGAATTGTTTTTACAATTCCGTCTTTTATCAATAAAGAGCCGAAAATCAATCTTGGTCTGGATCTGCAGGGCGGTATGTATTTAGTTTTAGGTGTAAAAGGAAATGAAGCGGTAAAAAGCAAAATTAAAACTATAGCATCTACAATTAAATACATAACTGACAAAAAAGAGCTGTTTATTGACAATTTAAAAACGACTGACAACAGTGTAAAATTCGAACTTATCGATAAAGACGACGCTCCTAAACTTGATAAAGAATTAAAAATTCTTAAAGGTGTCGTCATTCAAAAAACCCCTAAAAACGGTTCAATCGAATATGTAATTAAACTAACGCCTGAAGCTATTAAAAAAACAAAAGAAGACGCTTTAAATCAGGCTATTCAGACAATAAGAAGCAGACTTGACGCATTCGGTCTGGCAGAACCTACCGTTACAAAACAGGGTAAAGATAAAATATTAGTGGAATTGCCGGGTATTAAAACGCCAAAAGAACAAAAAAGCGTTCAGCAGCTTATTTCTACTTCAGCACATCTTGAACTTTATGCCGTTGATGACGAACACAGAGCCGTAACGCCAAAAGACGCGGCAAAATACGGAGATATTCTGCTTCCTAGCAAAAGCAATCCTAATATAAAATATCTGTTAAAAACGCCTCCTGTATTAGACGGCAGTATGATTACGGACGCAACGGTCGGATTTACCCAAAAAACAAACCAGCCTGCGATTTTCTTTACGTTAAATTCTCAGGGAGCTCAAATCTTCGGAGACTTTACCGGTAAAAACGTAGGAAAAAGACTTGCTATTGTAGTTGACAACAAAGTATATTCAGCACCTGTTATCCAGGAAAGAATAGGCGGAGGAAGCGGTCAGATTACAGTCGGAAGTCCGGAAGAAGCACACGTACTTGCAATTGCTCTTAGAAGCGGTTCACTTCCGGCTCCCGTAATGCTTCTGGAAAAAAGAAGTGTTGGTGCAAGCCTTGGAGCAGACTCTATCAGACAGTCCATGATCGCTTTGATCACAGGTTTTGTAGTGGTCGTGGTATTTATGGCCTGGTATTACAGCACTGCAGGTATTATTGCAGATATTGCGCTTGTTGTAAACCTGTTTTTAATTATTGCGATTATGGCGCTTTTCGGTGCCACCCTTACGCTTCCTGGTATGGCCGGTATTGTCCTTACTGTCGGTATGGCCGTGGATGCAAACGTTATTATTAACGAACGTATCAGAGAGCTCATACGGGAAGGAAAACCTATAAAAACAGCTATAGAAGGGGGTTATGCAAATGCTATGAGTGCAATTCTTGACGCCAATATCACAACACTGATCGCGGCACTCGCTCTTTTTGCTTACGGAACGGGAACAATTAAAGGTTTTGCCATCACCATGGCTATCGGTATTATGGCGAGTATGCTTACAGCAATCCTTGGAACACACGGAATCTGGGAATATCTGCTTGCCAGCGGTAAAAAAATAACAACAAAATCTTTTGGTATGAAGGTATAA
- a CDS encoding apolipoprotein N-acyltransferase, giving the protein MLKVKVDLLRVLVRIRNSCLSFFKENFNTNSLILAIFFSLPIYINFFLLKYELGVNFGLKILFTFILLLSFYLFFHKKHAWFGTGFFIGLFWFWWIGLSFRYYNLSWMIPVIDVLIALFYAVLFFLIYKIYGFVYKKNSYAAKIFLIAVFAFGFDYVTPFTFDWFKPEVLFVNSIFGVSKIVLLLFFTAIVFYKELKWISLALLAAALLFKPAEVKLPKLDIYVASTDVPQDKKWLKNYIPVEIRNNFHIINNAINMHKDVVILPESAFPLFLNLYPELLQKLLALSNKITIVTGALHYKNHKYYNSTYVFEKGKVDILDKHVLVPFGEYIPLPFFQKEINRLFFGDASDYSTSSKFGVFKIAAYNFINAICYEATVESLYKLKPKYVIALSNDAWFTPSIQPSLQQMLIKVFAIKYGKIVYHSVNGFKSYIVR; this is encoded by the coding sequence ATGCTAAAAGTGAAGGTTGACCTCCTGCGGGTGCTTGTGCGTATAAGAAATTCATGTTTGTCCTTTTTTAAAGAGAATTTTAACACAAATTCTTTAATACTTGCAATTTTTTTCTCATTACCTATATATATTAACTTTTTTTTGCTGAAATATGAATTAGGGGTTAATTTTGGCTTAAAAATTTTGTTTACATTTATTTTATTGCTGAGTTTTTATCTGTTTTTTCATAAAAAACATGCATGGTTCGGAACAGGGTTTTTTATAGGGCTTTTTTGGTTTTGGTGGATAGGGCTTAGTTTCAGGTATTATAATCTTTCGTGGATGATACCTGTAATTGATGTATTGATAGCTCTATTTTATGCCGTTTTGTTTTTTTTAATATATAAAATTTACGGGTTCGTTTATAAAAAAAATAGTTATGCAGCAAAGATTTTTTTAATTGCAGTATTCGCTTTCGGATTTGATTATGTTACGCCTTTTACTTTTGACTGGTTTAAACCCGAAGTATTGTTTGTCAATTCTATATTCGGCGTGTCAAAAATTGTTCTGTTGCTGTTTTTTACCGCTATTGTGTTTTATAAAGAGCTGAAATGGATAAGTTTAGCTCTTTTGGCAGCAGCGCTGCTGTTTAAACCGGCTGAAGTAAAATTGCCCAAATTAGATATCTATGTTGCAAGCACCGATGTGCCTCAGGATAAAAAGTGGCTGAAAAATTATATCCCTGTAGAAATCAGAAATAATTTTCATATTATAAATAATGCAATAAATATGCATAAAGACGTTGTGATTCTGCCTGAATCCGCTTTTCCTCTTTTTTTGAACCTGTATCCAGAGCTTTTGCAGAAGCTTTTAGCTCTTTCTAACAAGATAACTATAGTTACCGGAGCTTTACATTATAAAAATCATAAGTATTATAATTCAACTTATGTATTTGAAAAAGGAAAAGTCGATATACTGGATAAACATGTATTGGTTCCTTTTGGCGAATATATTCCTCTGCCTTTTTTTCAAAAAGAGATTAACCGGCTGTTTTTCGGAGATGCGAGCGACTATTCCACAAGCAGTAAATTCGGTGTTTTTAAAATTGCGGCTTATAATTTCATAAATGCCATATGCTATGAAGCGACTGTTGAGAGTTTATATAAACTGAAGCCTAAGTATGTGATTGCTTTGAGTAACGATGCATGGTTTACACCTTCAATTCAGCCTTCGCTGCAGCAGATGCTTATAAAAGTTTTTGCAATAAAATACGGGAAAATAGTTTATCATAGTGTTAACGGGTTTAAATCTTATATTGTAAGATAG
- the secF gene encoding protein translocase subunit SecF: MELFRDEKIYDFMSKRIFFVSVSLILIVLSIISMMTKGFNWGIDFKGGVEVQVRFEKKADLAKIRQLVSKKYPGASITTFGNPNEVLIRLSVKKASTNVQNDVGNKIAEILKPLGKVDIRRVDIVGAKVGNELKEKGLEAFIFSIIGILIYVAFRFEWRFAVASVLALFHDTIISLGAVSFFHIEVNLDVLAAILTLMGYSLNDTIVVFDRIREQVRDSKIKDLALLINDAVSRTLSRTVLTSLTTFFVVLTLYLFGGEIIKPFSFTLLVGIIVGTYSSIFIASPLLIWMGFKIDDYRKKLAEKEKKRKEKEKMRQMYQGGVV; the protein is encoded by the coding sequence ATGGAATTGTTTAGAGACGAAAAAATATATGATTTTATGAGCAAAAGGATATTTTTCGTATCCGTATCTCTTATACTGATAGTTTTAAGCATTATTTCAATGATGACAAAAGGGTTCAACTGGGGAATTGATTTTAAAGGCGGTGTTGAAGTACAGGTAAGATTTGAAAAAAAGGCCGACCTTGCAAAAATAAGACAGCTTGTATCAAAAAAATATCCCGGAGCGAGTATTACGACATTCGGTAATCCGAACGAAGTTTTAATCAGACTCAGCGTTAAAAAAGCTTCAACCAACGTTCAAAACGACGTAGGAAATAAAATTGCCGAAATATTAAAACCTTTAGGCAAAGTGGATATAAGAAGAGTTGATATAGTAGGCGCAAAAGTCGGAAACGAATTAAAAGAAAAAGGCCTTGAAGCGTTTATTTTTTCAATAATAGGTATTTTGATTTATGTTGCTTTCAGGTTTGAATGGCGTTTTGCTGTTGCTTCAGTTTTAGCACTCTTCCATGATACTATTATTTCACTTGGAGCCGTAAGTTTTTTCCATATAGAAGTAAACCTTGACGTTCTTGCAGCTATTTTAACGTTAATGGGTTATTCCCTTAACGATACAATAGTCGTATTCGACAGGATCAGAGAGCAGGTAAGAGACAGTAAAATAAAAGATTTGGCGCTTTTAATTAACGACGCCGTTTCAAGAACACTCAGCAGAACGGTATTAACTTCACTGACAACATTCTTCGTTGTGTTGACACTGTATCTGTTCGGGGGAGAAATAATAAAACCGTTCAGTTTCACTCTTTTGGTAGGTATTATTGTAGGTACATACTCATCAATTTTCATTGCTTCTCCTCTTCTTATCTGGATGGGATTCAAAATTGACGATTACAGAAAAAAACTAGCCGAAAAAGAGAAAAAAAGAAAAGAAAAAGAAAAAATGAGACAAATGTATCAGGGCGGAGTCGTATAA
- a CDS encoding DUF6394 family protein codes for MDWGKVIYVFFQLMSLTSVAGFLYDHNKVALFIALSLNLISTVLKIGVKNIFAAELFAASLVADLHLIPAFIYLEIKNDLPAAYAMAIGAMIANIVTIILSFIELAKTKNDWE; via the coding sequence ATGGATTGGGGAAAGGTAATATACGTTTTTTTTCAGTTAATGAGTTTAACAAGTGTGGCGGGGTTTTTATATGACCACAATAAAGTTGCGCTGTTTATTGCGCTCAGTCTGAACCTTATCTCCACAGTCCTAAAGATAGGCGTAAAAAACATTTTTGCAGCTGAACTGTTCGCAGCAAGTTTAGTTGCGGATTTACATCTTATACCCGCATTTATCTATCTTGAAATCAAAAACGATCTTCCTGCTGCCTACGCAATGGCAATAGGAGCCATGATCGCAAACATCGTAACAATTATATTAAGTTTCATAGAACTTGCTAAAACCAAAAACGACTGGGAATAA
- the yajC gene encoding preprotein translocase subunit YajC — protein MNFLYAQAPAGGQPSLLASLLPLIILFAIFYFLVILPQQRQAKKHKQMVEELKKGDKIITTGGIIAEVVKNEPDFLKVRINDSVEVKLDKSAVARKLNDEKA, from the coding sequence ATGAATTTCTTATACGCACAAGCACCCGCAGGAGGTCAACCTTCACTTTTAGCATCACTACTTCCCTTAATTATTTTATTCGCTATTTTTTATTTTCTTGTAATTCTACCACAACAAAGACAGGCGAAAAAACATAAACAGATGGTTGAAGAGCTTAAAAAAGGCGATAAAATCATCACAACAGGCGGTATTATTGCAGAAGTCGTTAAAAACGAACCTGACTTTTTAAAAGTCAGAATTAACGACAGCGTTGAAGTAAAATTAGATAAAAGTGCAGTTGCAAGAAAGCTAAATGATGAAAAAGCTTAA